The following proteins are encoded in a genomic region of Rhizobium sp. CCGE531:
- the rpsM gene encoding 30S ribosomal protein S13, giving the protein MARIAGVNIPTAKRVVIALRYIHGIGPKFAQEICEKVGIPAERRVNQLTDAEVLQIRETIDRDYQVEGDLRRDTAMNIKRLMDLGSYRGLRHRRGLPVRGQRTHTNARTRKGPAKAIAGKKK; this is encoded by the coding sequence GTGGCTCGTATCGCTGGCGTCAACATCCCGACTGCAAAGCGCGTAGTTATTGCGCTTCGTTACATTCACGGGATCGGACCGAAGTTTGCACAGGAAATCTGCGAGAAGGTCGGTATTCCGGCCGAGCGTCGCGTCAACCAGTTGACGGATGCTGAAGTTCTGCAGATCCGCGAAACCATCGACCGTGACTACCAGGTCGAAGGTGACCTGCGTCGCGACACTGCGATGAACATCAAGCGTCTGATGGACCTGGGCAGCTACCGCGGCCTGCGTCATCGTCGCGGCCTGCCGGTTCGCGGCCAGCGCACGCACACCAATGCCCGTACCCGGAAGGGTCCGGCAAAGGCGATTGCTGGTAAGAAGAAGTAA
- the tnpA gene encoding IS200/IS605 family transposase, which produces MDEQTLSHATWDCKYHVVFGSKYRTKRLYGDVRRELGELLRRLAQQKGCQIEEGHLMPDHVHMLISIPPKYSVAHIVGFLKGKTALYVANKYARKRRYKGYHFWARGYFVSTTGYNEQVVRQYIRNQEKADKASDFADLFNRSY; this is translated from the coding sequence ATGGATGAGCAAACGCTCTCGCATGCGACGTGGGACTGCAAGTATCACGTTGTTTTTGGCAGCAAATACCGAACGAAAAGACTCTACGGGGACGTACGGCGTGAGTTGGGAGAACTCTTACGTCGGCTGGCACAGCAGAAAGGCTGCCAGATCGAAGAGGGTCATTTGATGCCCGACCATGTGCATATGCTGATATCGATCCCGCCGAAATATTCGGTTGCGCATATTGTTGGCTTTCTGAAGGGCAAGACGGCGCTTTATGTTGCCAACAAATATGCGCGCAAGCGGCGCTACAAGGGTTATCACTTTTGGGCGCGCGGGTATTTCGTATCGACGACGGGCTACAACGAGCAGGTCGTCAGACAGTATATCCGTAATCAGGAAAAGGCCGACAAAGCTTCCGACTTTGCCGACCTCTTCAATCGTAGCTACTAA
- the rpsN gene encoding 30S ribosomal protein S14, whose product MAKTSAVEKNKRRRNTVANQTAKRAALKAIIMNQSLSIEDRFKATLKLASLPRDGSKTRIRNRCEVSGRPRAYYRKLRMSRIALRELGNLGKVPGIVKSSW is encoded by the coding sequence ATGGCGAAGACAAGCGCAGTTGAAAAGAACAAGCGCCGCCGCAATACGGTTGCCAACCAGACCGCGAAGCGGGCTGCTCTGAAGGCAATCATCATGAACCAGTCTCTCTCGATCGAAGACCGGTTCAAGGCCACTCTGAAGCTGGCATCGCTCCCGCGCGATGGATCGAAGACCCGTATTCGCAATCGTTGCGAAGTGTCTGGCCGTCCGCGCGCCTATTACCGCAAACTGCGCATGTCGCGTATCGCGCTGCGTGAACTCGGCAATCTCGGCAAGGTGCCGGGCATCGTCAAGTCGAGCTGGTAA
- the rplF gene encoding 50S ribosomal protein L6 translates to MSRIGKKPVQVPAGITATVDGQKVTAKGPKGELFFVANDEIGLKLENNAIVVTPLNDSKDARAKWGMSRTMVENILKGVKDGYERKLEINGVGYRAALQGKNLQLALGFSHDVIYEPPEGITIAVPKPTEIVVTGINKQQVGQVAAEIREYRGPEPYKGKGVKYAGERIVRKEGKKK, encoded by the coding sequence ATGTCTCGTATCGGTAAGAAGCCCGTTCAGGTACCTGCAGGGATCACGGCCACGGTTGATGGCCAGAAAGTGACTGCGAAGGGCCCCAAGGGCGAGCTGTTTTTCGTCGCTAACGACGAAATCGGTCTCAAGCTGGAAAATAATGCAATCGTCGTGACGCCGCTCAACGACTCCAAGGATGCTCGCGCAAAGTGGGGCATGTCCCGCACGATGGTCGAGAACATCCTGAAGGGTGTTAAGGACGGCTACGAGCGCAAGCTCGAAATCAACGGCGTCGGCTACCGTGCCGCCCTGCAGGGCAAGAACCTGCAGCTCGCGCTCGGCTTCAGCCACGACGTGATCTACGAGCCGCCGGAAGGCATCACGATCGCTGTGCCGAAGCCGACGGAAATCGTCGTCACCGGCATCAACAAGCAGCAGGTCGGCCAGGTTGCCGCTGAAATCCGGGAATATCGCGGTCCTGAGCCCTACAAGGGCAAGGGCGTTAAGTATGCCGGCGAGCGGATCGTCCGCAAAGAAGGCAAGAAGAAGTAA
- a CDS encoding adenylate kinase, with the protein MRLILLGPPGAGKGTQAQRIVENYGIPQLSTGDMLRAAVAAETEVGKRAKAVMDAGKLVSDEIVNAIVSERIDQPDCAKGFILDGFPRTLVQADATEQMLKVKGLELSVVIELKVDDAELIRRVSGRYSCSNCGSVYHDTDKVPATAGVCDKCGSTHFKRRPDDNAETMATRLQVYYKETSPLIGYYYAKGKLQSIDGMADIEHVTDSIEGILAKLG; encoded by the coding sequence ATGAGACTCATACTTTTAGGGCCGCCGGGAGCAGGTAAGGGGACCCAGGCCCAGCGTATCGTGGAAAACTACGGCATTCCGCAGCTTTCCACAGGTGATATGCTGAGAGCCGCGGTGGCGGCCGAGACTGAAGTTGGCAAGCGCGCCAAGGCTGTCATGGACGCCGGGAAGCTTGTTTCCGATGAGATCGTCAACGCCATTGTTTCCGAACGCATCGATCAGCCCGATTGCGCGAAGGGTTTCATTCTCGACGGTTTCCCGCGTACACTGGTGCAGGCTGATGCTACCGAGCAGATGTTGAAGGTCAAGGGCCTGGAGCTTTCGGTCGTCATCGAGCTCAAGGTCGATGATGCCGAACTGATTCGCCGGGTTTCCGGCCGTTATTCCTGTTCGAACTGCGGCAGCGTCTATCACGACACTGACAAGGTTCCGGCGACGGCTGGTGTCTGCGATAAATGCGGCTCGACGCATTTCAAGCGCCGGCCGGATGACAATGCCGAGACCATGGCAACCCGTCTCCAGGTCTACTACAAGGAGACCTCGCCACTGATCGGTTACTACTATGCCAAGGGCAAGTTGCAGAGCATCGACGGCATGGCCGATATCGAGCATGTGACCGACAGCATCGAAGGCATCCTCGCTAAGCTTGGATAG
- the secY gene encoding preprotein translocase subunit SecY, whose amino-acid sequence MASAAEQLASNLNFSTFAKAEDLKKRLWFTLGALLVYRLGTHIPLPGLNPAAYAQAFQNQSGGILGLFNMFSGGAVQRMAIFALGIMPYISASIIVQLMTSVVPSLENLKKEGEQGRKIINQYTRYGTVLLGALQAYGIAIGLEHGNGVVVDPGWFFRISTVITLLGGTMFLMWLGEQVTSRGIGNGISLIIFAGIAAGLPTALAGTLELGRTGALSTGLILAVLVVAVLVIALIVFVERAQRRLLIQYPKRQVGTRMFQGDTSHLPLKLNTSGVIPAIFASSLLLLPATVAGLGNNTALPTWVTSIVAALGHGQPVYMVFYGALIAFFAFFYTALVFNPKDTADNLKKHGGFIPGIRPGERTAEYIDYVLTRITVIGAIYLVFVCILPEILVSQTGIPLSLGGTSLLIVVSVTLDTVAQIQGHLIAQQYEGLIKKSKLRGGKRGR is encoded by the coding sequence ATGGCTTCTGCAGCGGAACAATTGGCGTCCAATCTCAATTTCTCGACCTTTGCTAAGGCTGAGGATCTCAAGAAGCGCTTGTGGTTTACGCTCGGCGCTCTCCTCGTCTATCGACTCGGCACTCACATTCCGCTTCCTGGCCTCAATCCTGCTGCTTATGCCCAGGCTTTCCAGAATCAGTCGGGCGGTATCCTCGGCCTCTTCAACATGTTTTCGGGCGGCGCCGTGCAGCGCATGGCTATCTTTGCGCTCGGCATCATGCCCTATATTTCGGCCTCGATCATCGTCCAGCTGATGACGTCGGTCGTGCCGTCGCTTGAAAACCTGAAGAAGGAAGGCGAGCAGGGCCGCAAGATCATCAACCAGTACACCCGCTACGGCACGGTTCTGCTCGGCGCGCTGCAGGCCTATGGCATTGCGATCGGCCTGGAGCATGGCAACGGCGTCGTGGTGGATCCCGGCTGGTTCTTCCGGATCTCCACCGTCATCACGCTGCTCGGCGGCACCATGTTCCTGATGTGGCTCGGTGAGCAGGTTACGTCGCGCGGTATCGGCAACGGTATCTCGCTGATCATCTTCGCCGGCATTGCCGCCGGTCTTCCGACCGCTCTTGCCGGCACGCTCGAGCTCGGCCGCACGGGTGCGCTGTCGACCGGTCTTATTCTTGCCGTTCTCGTCGTCGCCGTCCTGGTCATTGCGCTCATCGTCTTCGTTGAGCGCGCCCAGCGTCGCCTGCTGATCCAGTATCCGAAGCGCCAGGTCGGCACGCGCATGTTCCAGGGCGATACCTCGCACCTGCCGCTGAAGCTCAATACCTCGGGCGTCATTCCGGCCATCTTCGCATCGTCGCTGCTCCTGCTGCCGGCAACGGTTGCCGGTCTCGGCAACAACACGGCGCTCCCGACCTGGGTAACGTCGATCGTCGCCGCGCTTGGTCACGGCCAGCCCGTCTACATGGTGTTCTACGGTGCGCTGATCGCCTTCTTCGCCTTCTTCTACACCGCGCTCGTCTTCAATCCGAAGGACACGGCCGACAATCTGAAGAAGCATGGCGGCTTCATTCCGGGTATCCGTCCGGGTGAGCGCACTGCCGAATATATCGATTACGTGCTGACCCGCATCACGGTCATCGGCGCGATCTACCTCGTCTTCGTCTGCATCCTGCCCGAAATTCTCGTATCCCAGACAGGTATTCCCTTGTCTCTGGGTGGCACTTCGCTTCTGATCGTGGTTAGCGTAACGCTGGATACGGTGGCACAGATTCAGGGTCACCTGATTGCACAGCAATATGAAGGCCTGATCAAGAAATCGAAGTTGCGTGGAGGAAAGAGGGGGCGATGA
- a CDS encoding DUF2809 domain-containing protein, giving the protein MQRELTRRRISLFLALLLTIACGLALRRFGYAAHLPFEIVKYGGSILWGAMVYWLLATVFAGAHRFRITLAAIIVAVLVELFRLWHTPALDAFRLTTTGALLLGRVFSPWNILAYVTGIAAALTLDWVLSRRKRNRLV; this is encoded by the coding sequence ATGCAGCGGGAATTGACACGCAGGAGAATAAGCCTGTTTCTGGCGCTGTTGCTGACCATAGCTTGCGGCCTAGCGCTCAGGCGGTTCGGATATGCGGCGCATCTGCCCTTCGAGATCGTCAAATACGGCGGCTCGATCCTGTGGGGAGCCATGGTCTACTGGCTGCTCGCGACGGTCTTTGCTGGGGCGCACCGGTTCAGGATCACCTTGGCCGCAATCATCGTCGCCGTGCTTGTCGAGCTTTTCAGGCTTTGGCACACGCCGGCGCTGGATGCATTTCGATTGACCACGACGGGTGCTCTGCTGCTGGGGCGGGTATTCTCGCCCTGGAATATTCTCGCCTATGTCACCGGTATCGCGGCGGCACTGACGCTGGATTGGGTGCTATCGCGGCGGAAACGGAACCGCTTGGTTTGA
- the rpsK gene encoding 30S ribosomal protein S11, which translates to MAKEAVRVRRRERKNISSGVAHVNSTFNNTMITITDAQGNAIAWSSAGAKGFKGSRKSTPFAAQIAAEDCAKKAQEHGMKSLEVEVCGPGSGRESALRALQAAGFMITSIRDVTPIPHNGCRPRKKRRV; encoded by the coding sequence ATGGCCAAGGAAGCCGTACGCGTTCGTCGTCGCGAACGTAAAAACATTTCGTCGGGCGTCGCACACGTCAACTCGACCTTCAACAACACGATGATCACTATCACCGACGCACAGGGCAACGCGATTGCCTGGTCGTCCGCTGGTGCCAAGGGCTTCAAGGGTTCGCGCAAGTCGACCCCGTTCGCTGCCCAGATCGCCGCTGAAGACTGCGCCAAGAAGGCTCAAGAACATGGCATGAAGTCGCTGGAAGTTGAAGTTTGCGGTCCGGGCTCCGGTCGTGAATCCGCTCTGCGCGCCCTCCAGGCTGCTGGTTTCATGATCACGTCGATCCGCGATGTGACCCCGATCCCGCACAATGGTTGCCGCCCGCGCAAGAAGCGTCGCGTCTGA
- a CDS encoding MarR family transcriptional regulator yields MTSLNALQRLFTANLLTTGRQWRRVVDLALSSYGISEAAAAPLLWIGRLGGGVRQVALATYVGIEGPSLVRLLDQLESMDLVIRKDDPTDRRAKGLWLTAEGEMLASRMEDALDELRGKILANVDPADIEAAVRVLKAFEEFESPRTGGAEQERERAL; encoded by the coding sequence ATGACATCGTTAAATGCCCTGCAACGTCTCTTCACCGCCAATCTGCTGACGACCGGTCGCCAATGGCGACGCGTCGTCGATCTCGCGCTGAGCTCCTATGGCATATCTGAGGCCGCGGCCGCGCCGCTGCTTTGGATCGGCCGTCTGGGGGGAGGCGTTCGGCAGGTGGCTCTCGCCACCTATGTCGGCATCGAAGGACCGTCTCTGGTCCGCTTGCTCGATCAGCTCGAAAGCATGGATCTCGTCATCCGCAAGGATGATCCGACGGATCGGCGCGCGAAAGGCCTGTGGCTGACGGCCGAAGGCGAGATGCTTGCCTCCCGCATGGAGGACGCCCTCGACGAGCTGCGCGGCAAAATCCTCGCCAATGTCGACCCGGCGGATATCGAAGCTGCCGTTCGTGTTCTGAAGGCTTTCGAGGAATTCGAATCGCCGAGGACCGGCGGGGCCGAGCAGGAGCGGGAGAGAGCCCTATGA
- the rplR gene encoding 50S ribosomal protein L18 has translation MASRKEALARRANRVRRQIKSVANGRPRLSVHRSSKNIYVQVIDDVAGKTLASASTLDKDLRGSLKTGADTAAAALVGKLVAERASKAGVKEVVFDRGAFIYHGRIKALAEAAREGGLSF, from the coding sequence ATGGCTAGCAGGAAAGAAGCACTTGCACGTCGTGCCAACCGCGTGCGTCGTCAAATCAAGTCGGTGGCCAATGGCCGTCCGCGCCTGTCGGTTCATCGCTCTTCGAAGAACATCTACGTTCAGGTCATCGATGATGTGGCCGGCAAGACGCTTGCGTCTGCCTCCACCCTCGACAAGGATCTGCGCGGTTCTCTGAAGACCGGTGCCGATACCGCGGCGGCGGCCCTCGTCGGCAAGCTCGTAGCCGAGCGTGCCTCCAAGGCCGGCGTGAAGGAAGTCGTGTTCGATCGCGGCGCCTTCATCTACCACGGCCGTATCAAGGCTTTGGCTGAAGCAGCCCGCGAAGGCGGTCTGTCCTTCTGA
- the rpsE gene encoding 30S ribosomal protein S5 encodes MAQEKRGSRDDRQSRDERDSEFVDKLVAINRVAKVVKGGRRFGFAALVVVGDQKGRVGFGHGKAREVPEAIRKATESAKRDMIFVPLRDGRTLHHDVHGRHGAGKVLLRSAKVGTGIIAGGPMRAVFETLGVHDVVAKSTGSSNPYNMVRATFDALKHQVHPKDIAAQRGIKYATLQARRTASGNAAEE; translated from the coding sequence ATGGCACAGGAAAAAAGGGGCTCGCGGGATGACCGTCAGAGCCGTGACGAGCGCGATAGCGAATTCGTCGACAAGCTGGTCGCGATCAACCGCGTCGCCAAGGTTGTAAAGGGTGGCCGCCGTTTCGGTTTTGCCGCTCTCGTCGTCGTTGGCGACCAGAAGGGCCGCGTAGGCTTCGGTCATGGCAAGGCACGCGAAGTGCCGGAAGCTATCCGCAAGGCCACCGAAAGCGCCAAGCGCGACATGATCTTCGTACCGCTGCGCGACGGCCGTACCCTGCATCATGACGTTCATGGCCGTCACGGCGCCGGCAAGGTTCTGCTGCGTTCGGCCAAGGTCGGTACCGGTATCATCGCCGGCGGTCCGATGCGCGCCGTCTTCGAAACGCTCGGCGTTCATGACGTCGTCGCCAAGTCGACCGGTTCGTCGAACCCGTACAACATGGTTCGCGCCACGTTTGACGCCCTGAAGCACCAGGTTCACCCGAAGGACATCGCAGCTCAGCGCGGCATCAAGTATGCCACTCTGCAGGCTCGTCGTACCGCTTCGGGCAACGCCGCCGAAGAATAA
- the rplO gene encoding 50S ribosomal protein L15 codes for MKLNEIKDNEGSTHSRKRLGRGIGSGSGKTGGRGVKGQKSRSGVAINGFEGGQMPIYRRLPKRGFNNIFAADYVVVSLARIQAAVDAGKLDAKKTVDAAALKAAGVIRRVKDGVRVLSDGELKAKIALEVAGASKPAVEKIEKAGGSIKLLASAAEAPAAE; via the coding sequence ATGAAACTGAATGAGATCAAGGATAACGAAGGCTCGACCCATAGCCGCAAGCGCCTCGGCCGCGGCATCGGCTCCGGCTCCGGTAAGACCGGTGGCCGTGGTGTGAAGGGTCAGAAGTCCCGTTCGGGTGTTGCGATCAACGGCTTCGAAGGTGGGCAGATGCCTATCTATCGTCGCCTGCCGAAGCGCGGCTTCAACAATATCTTCGCCGCCGATTACGTTGTCGTATCGCTGGCCCGCATCCAGGCTGCCGTCGATGCCGGCAAGCTCGATGCCAAGAAGACCGTTGATGCGGCTGCCCTCAAGGCTGCCGGCGTGATTCGCCGCGTCAAGGATGGCGTTCGCGTCCTCTCCGACGGTGAACTGAAGGCGAAGATTGCGCTTGAAGTTGCAGGCGCTTCCAAGCCGGCGGTCGAAAAGATCGAAAAGGCAGGCGGCTCCATCAAGTTGCTCGCTTCTGCCGCAGAAGCTCCTGCCGCAGAATAA
- the rplE gene encoding 50S ribosomal protein L5, whose amino-acid sequence MAEAKYEPRLKKEYVARIRAALQEKFSYANEMQIPKLDKIVINMGVGEATADSKKPTVAAADLAAIAGQKPVITHARNSIAGFKVRENMPIGAKVTLRGARMYEFLDRLVNIALPRVRDFRGLNPKSFDGRGNFAMGIKEHIVFPEINYDKVDQMWGMDIIVCTTATTDDEARALLKEFNFPFRQ is encoded by the coding sequence ATGGCTGAGGCAAAGTACGAGCCGCGGCTCAAGAAGGAATACGTTGCTCGCATCCGTGCAGCCCTGCAGGAGAAGTTCTCCTACGCTAACGAGATGCAGATCCCGAAGCTGGACAAGATCGTGATCAACATGGGTGTTGGCGAAGCGACGGCTGATTCGAAGAAGCCGACCGTTGCTGCTGCCGACCTGGCGGCCATCGCTGGCCAGAAGCCGGTCATCACCCACGCACGCAACTCCATCGCTGGCTTCAAGGTCCGCGAGAACATGCCGATCGGCGCCAAGGTGACGCTGCGCGGCGCCCGCATGTATGAGTTCCTGGATCGCCTGGTCAACATCGCGCTTCCGCGCGTTCGCGACTTCCGCGGCCTGAACCCGAAGAGCTTTGACGGTCGTGGCAATTTCGCCATGGGCATCAAGGAGCACATTGTGTTCCCTGAGATCAACTACGACAAGGTTGATCAGATGTGGGGCATGGACATCATCGTTTGCACGACGGCGACGACCGACGACGAAGCGCGGGCTCTTCTGAAAGAGTTCAACTTCCCGTTCCGTCAATAA
- the rpmD gene encoding 50S ribosomal protein L30 — translation MAKTTTKKAEAKATVTVEQIGSPIRRPDVQQKTLIGLGLNKMHRRRTLEDTPAVRGMIRAVQHLVRVVDEK, via the coding sequence ATGGCCAAGACGACCACCAAGAAGGCTGAAGCTAAGGCGACCGTTACGGTCGAGCAGATTGGCAGCCCGATCCGCCGTCCGGACGTTCAGCAGAAGACGCTGATCGGTCTCGGACTGAACAAGATGCACCGTCGCCGCACGCTGGAAGATACCCCGGCCGTTCGTGGCATGATCCGTGCTGTCCAGCATCTCGTTCGCGTTGTCGACGAGAAGTGA
- the rpsH gene encoding 30S ribosomal protein S8, translating to MTMTDPLGDMLTRIRNGASRRKSSVSTPASKLRARVLDVLQAEGYIRGYSVVDFGNGKSELSIELKYYEGSSVIREIGRVSKPGRRVYVSVKSIPQVANGLGITILSTPKGVMADHQAREQNVGGEVLCSVF from the coding sequence ATGACCATGACTGATCCTTTGGGCGATATGCTCACCCGCATCCGCAATGGCGCTTCGCGTCGCAAGTCGTCGGTTTCGACGCCTGCGTCCAAGCTCCGTGCACGTGTTCTCGATGTTCTGCAGGCTGAAGGCTACATCCGTGGCTACTCCGTCGTCGATTTCGGCAACGGCAAGTCTGAGCTCAGCATCGAGCTGAAGTACTACGAAGGCTCGTCGGTGATCCGTGAGATCGGCCGCGTGTCCAAGCCGGGCCGCCGAGTTTATGTCTCGGTTAAGTCCATTCCGCAGGTCGCGAACGGTCTCGGCATCACCATCCTTTCGACTCCGAAGGGTGTGATGGCCGATCACCAGGCTCGCGAACAGAATGTTGGTGGCGAGGTTCTCTGCTCGGTCTTCTAA
- the rplQ gene encoding 50S ribosomal protein L17, with protein sequence MRHGKAGRKLNRTASHRKAMFANMAASLITHEQIVTTLPKAKEIRPIVEKLVTLGKRGDLHARRQAISQIRDAVVVAKLFDAIATRYATRNGGYLRIMKAGFRQGDNAALAVVEFVDRDISAKGAADKARVAAEEEAAAA encoded by the coding sequence ATGCGCCACGGTAAAGCCGGCCGCAAGCTGAACAGAACCGCTAGCCACCGTAAGGCGATGTTCGCCAACATGGCGGCTTCGCTCATCACCCATGAGCAGATCGTCACCACGCTCCCGAAGGCGAAGGAAATTCGTCCGATCGTCGAGAAGCTGGTAACCCTCGGCAAGCGCGGTGACCTGCACGCTCGTCGTCAGGCCATCTCGCAGATCCGCGACGCTGTTGTCGTTGCCAAGCTCTTCGACGCGATCGCAACGCGCTACGCCACCCGCAACGGCGGCTACCTGCGCATCATGAAGGCTGGCTTCCGCCAGGGCGACAATGCCGCTCTCGCAGTCGTCGAATTCGTCGATCGTGACATCTCTGCCAAGGGCGCAGCCGACAAGGCTCGCGTTGCTGCCGAGGAAGAAGCCGCAGCCGCTTAA
- a CDS encoding DNA-directed RNA polymerase subunit alpha: protein MIQKNWQELIKPNKVEFTSSGRTKATLVAEPLERGFGLTLGNALRRVLLSSLRGAAVTAVQIDGVLHEFSSIPGVREDVTDIVLNIKEIAIKMDGDDAKRMVVRKQGPGVVTAGDIQTVGDIEILNPEHVICTLDEGAEIRMEFTVNNGKGYVPAERNRAEDAPIGLIPVDSLYSPVKKVSYKVENTREGQVLDYDKLSMSLETDGSISGEDAVAFAARILQDQLGVFVNFDEPQKETEEEAVTELAFNPALLKKVDELELSVRSANCLKNDNIVYIGDLIQKTEAEMLRTPNFGRKSLNEIKEVLASMGLHLGMEVPAWPPENIEDLAKRYEDQY from the coding sequence ATGATTCAGAAAAACTGGCAGGAACTGATCAAGCCCAACAAGGTCGAGTTCACCTCGAGCGGCCGTACCAAGGCAACGCTCGTGGCCGAACCGCTGGAGCGTGGCTTTGGTCTCACCCTCGGCAACGCGCTGCGTCGCGTTCTGCTGTCTTCTCTGCGTGGCGCCGCTGTGACGGCCGTGCAGATCGACGGCGTGCTGCATGAGTTCTCCTCTATCCCGGGCGTCCGAGAAGACGTGACGGATATCGTGCTGAACATCAAGGAAATCGCCATCAAGATGGATGGCGATGATGCCAAGCGCATGGTCGTCCGCAAGCAGGGCCCAGGCGTCGTAACGGCTGGCGACATCCAGACGGTCGGCGATATCGAAATCCTCAACCCCGAGCATGTGATCTGCACGCTCGACGAGGGCGCCGAAATCCGTATGGAATTCACCGTCAACAACGGCAAGGGCTATGTCCCCGCCGAGCGCAATCGTGCGGAAGATGCTCCGATCGGTCTTATCCCGGTCGATAGCCTCTATTCGCCGGTCAAGAAGGTGTCCTACAAGGTTGAAAATACCCGTGAAGGACAGGTTCTCGACTACGACAAGCTGAGCATGTCGCTCGAAACCGATGGTTCGATCAGCGGTGAAGATGCCGTCGCTTTCGCGGCGCGCATCCTGCAGGATCAGCTTGGCGTGTTCGTCAACTTCGACGAGCCGCAGAAGGAAACCGAAGAGGAAGCAGTTACCGAACTCGCTTTCAATCCGGCTCTCCTCAAGAAGGTGGACGAACTCGAACTGTCCGTTCGCTCGGCAAATTGCCTGAAGAACGACAACATCGTCTACATCGGCGACCTCATTCAGAAGACCGAAGCAGAAATGCTCCGCACGCCGAATTTTGGTCGCAAGTCGCTGAACGAAATCAAGGAAGTTCTCGCTTCCATGGGCCTGCACCTCGGCATGGAAGTGCCGGCATGGCCGCCCGAGAACATCGAAGATCTCGCCAAGCGATACGAAGACCAATACTAA